The Desulfobulbus propionicus DSM 2032 DNA segment GGGATCAACCACCAGCGATCCCTGGAGATCGGCCAGCGATTGCCCCTGTTCCTCAACCAGGGCGGCGATGAGGGCTGCAGGGGCAATCCCCAAAGGTCCACAGGTGAGACGACAGGGTTGGGCGGTCAGGTCGATCCCGGCGAAGGCGGCTTTGGCATCCGTCAAGCTGGAGAGCGACAACCCCTTTTTGCCGACCAAATCCGCCGGGGCCTGCTCAGGATCCAGGCCACGTAGGCTGGCGCAGTCGAGTACGATATTGAGGCTGTTCTGGCCACGACTGAGATCGTATTGCGCGGCCTGGTTGAACGCCTCGGCATCGGCCAGGGTGATCTCCTGGGCAATGTTCCAGGCATTGATCCTGTGGCCTGAAGCGCTCGTGCCGCGCATGTAGGGCGCCTCCCCCGGCAGGCTATCCACCTGGGGCAGGCCGTCAAGATCGTGGACAAAGTACATCGGCTGGATGTCGATACCTTCGTAACTTTTCTTGACCAGGGTCTTGTCAAAGGGTTTGCCCTTCAACTCCTTTTCCACCGCCGCCAGCCACTCGGCATGGGTATTGGCCGGAAAATCCTTGAGAATGTCCAATGCTGTTCCCATTTTTACTCCTTGTTGCTTGGTTAACAAAAAACCCCCGGCCCTTTCGGACCAGGGGTTCCCCTGTCTCTGCACCATCGATGACGCGCAGGACTTGCGCCTGCACAGGTGCTGGGATCAACAACGGGAACCACGGCCGCTTACGCTGATCAAAAAATCGGCAGGTCTTCTGGCTTTCGGATCAGCCTACTCTCCGCGTCTTCCCGATCAAATCGATCAGTGACATGCTACGGATTTCGTCCCCGATTACAGCGGCCGGACCGCAACGGACTTGCACCGTTTTCCCTGTTAGGCCATAAAAAATGGCACCGATTTTTTTGTACAAACAATGAGTTAAAACTGTACCGCCTGACTACATCGGACCAACATCTCCCCAATATTTTCCACGACAAAACGGCAAAAAAAAAATCCCCGGATCAATATAAAATTGATCCGGGGATGCCCTGGTTTATCCACGTATCGGTGCCCTCCCTGGTCCAAGGGGAAAGCGCTAGTCATCTTTTCAGGCAGGTCTTCTGACTTCCGGATCAACCTACTTGCTGCGCCTTCCCAACCTTTTGGTCAGTGACATCATGCAGCGTTCGTCCCCGGATACAGCGGCGGGCCCGTCCCCGATTCTCACGGGGTTCCCTTTTCATCCTTGCGGAGCCTGAAAATGTATAATCCTTACAACAGCAAACGCGTTCACCTAAACGGTTTGCATTTCTTTTGTCAAGTGCAAAAAAAGGAGCTGTTTTGTTCAGCATGCCTACGCCAACCCGCGCCCAAGACAGAAAACCGAGCCTGGCCATGGCTTCTCGCCAGGACAAGGTGCAGAGGAACATACCTGGCAATTATTCTGTGACCGGGCTGTGGAACTCCCAAACAAACCATATCAGACAAAGGGGAATACGTTCAGCGATTGATGGACATGGTGACGGTAACGATTTGCTGGCCCGTGTCGAACAACCCCAGGACAGTCGAGCAAGAACATTCATTTGATACCTGAACTGCTTTCGACAGCGTGCTGTAACACTGGGCTAATTGGGGCGTGCGTACCCAGTTTTTTTGACCAAGTCCCTCTTCCAGGGCCTCATCAACCTCGGCTAAATACTCCTCGGACTCCTTTCGATAGACTGCATACCCCAGGAAATTGGTGCCCTCGGGAAAGCCTAGCGTCTTGCGCAACTCCTCCACAGAGGGTTTCTCCGCACCGGACTTCTTCACGAGGTCTTTTTTCTTCTTCACGCCGGACAACTTCATTTTTCCCATGCAATACCACGTACTGTTTCATTAAAATTTAACGCCCCAATGCTGGAGAACTCTTGCCGTTCCTCACCTGAACTCGATGGCATGACCAGGATTTGCTGATCGTGGAGGCTCCAGGAAATTCTCTGCGGAAGGGGCACCGGATCACTGCAATAATCAAGCTTTGGCCCTTGGAGTCACTTTCGCATTACCCCTTGGGGATTTTTTTTCAAATGTATAAAGGTACAAAGATTCAACCTTATCTCTCGCCCATTGTGTTTTCCGTAAAAACTTCAGCGATGAATTGATGGATGGATCACTCTTGAAACAATTGATCTTGATTTTCTGGGCGAGGCCTTCCCAGCCGTAATGTTCGACTAATCGGGTGACCGCCATTTCTAGGGTAATACCGTGTAATGGATTGTTTTCTTGCTTGGTACTCATGCTGTGAATTGTATTATCCTTCTAGGGAGGTGTAGAGCGCATAACGGTGAAATAACCTGCCGGCCAAGTTTGCTGCCCACCTATTAAGAACGCGGCTATTTCCGGTCAGGTTTATTGACTTGATATGCTATTTTTCATGCTTTAAAAAAACATCTGTCGTTCTTTTTTTGAATTGATCAGCTATATACTCAGAAATTTTCTCCTTTGATTTCAGCTTAGTATACCCTAAGCTGTAGTGACTTATGATTTGTTTAAGTTCATCAACAGTCAATTCATTCAAAAGAGCAATTATTTCTTCCTTGTTATGGTTTTTCGAGAAAGAAAACAAGTCAGTGTCTTTCATGGCACTTGGCAAACCATGAGGCTTTTCTTTTGCTTGTGGAGGAGCCTCTGCCTCTACTTCCTTATCCAATATAGACATTAAGATTTCAGGCTTTGATACAATAATTTCACCAAGCGCCTGCAATACTTTTCCAAATATCTTGATGTCGTTCTTGCTAATATTACTCATCTCATTCTCCTAACCTTTTAAGAAGCTCGTTTGTAATATTTGTGATTAATTGCTGTGTCTGCCGCCAATCACTTTTCCCTTTTGCAGTTTGGGAAGTTAAAAATGGCCTAGAGTCTATTGGTGCTTCGGCGACAGAAATTCGCTGAGGAAATTCAGAATCGAAAATATATTCGCTTAGTTCTCCTGCTCTCAACTCAGTCATTGTTGAACTATGTAAATTTGTACGATAATCGATTTTGGTAAAAATTATTCCACCAAGTTCAATCTCGCATGTTTTTTTCTTTTTTCTGAAATTTTCTATACGGTTAAGGATTAAGCTTATCCCTATTTTTGAAAGTATATCTGGTACAGTAGGAACAATGTAGTAATCACTTATAGTAATACCATTAAGAGTGATAGCACCTAAATTTGGAGGACAATCAATTATTATATAATCGTAATTTGATTTGATGTCTGAAATAGCATTACCAACGACATCGACATGACTAACATATGCTTTATTATCCATGTCTGGAATTGCGTCTTGTATTTCTACCAAATAAAGGCTTGAAGGCAACAAATCGAGACCTTCAATGCTGCCAACATTTGTTAATAATGCCTTATTAATGTTAAACCTATCCGTCCCATTTAGCATGTCGTCAAACAAGTGATAAAGAGTTTGGCATTTGTTATGCCGATCTTGCCATTCTTCTTGGTCAATAACCGAAATAGTTGCGTTTGTTTGCGGGTCTAGATCAATCAGCAGAACTCTATATTCCTTAATCTTAGCAAGAGTTGCGGCAATATTTACAGCGGTAGTCGTTTTCCCGACACCACCTTTAAGATTAATAAAACTTACTATTTTCGCCATAATTGTCTCCTGTGTTTAATTCAAGCATAACAAGTACGGGTAGGTTGGGGTGAGGAACGAACCCCAACAGAGTCAGCCCACAACACGATATCACTAACAGGACCGCAAGGAACAGCCCTGCCCCAACCGATTAAACCTCTAATTTTCGGCAAGAGAGCCAACACTACCCAGAATCAACAAGGAGAGCGAGGAGAAACAACACTCAGTCGAAGCAGCAAAAAAACCACCGCAACCGTCCGAGCCCGTGAGTCGTGAAGATGCTGGCTCCGCAATTCTCGGCACCAACCATTTTTTCCCTAATATTCGCCAGGTTATTTTCGGTTGACACGGTATTCCCTGATGGATACGTTGCCATGCAAGACGGCCGGCAAAGCAGCAAGCCGTTGAAAAAATACTATGATGACCGCCAAAACTCTGCTTGAAGAGGGAGATCTCTCCCTTGTGGTCGAGATGACACCCAGGTGGCCCGGTATCCCTCGGAACGACCGGCAATGACACAACGAAATTGCGCCGAAGACACTCTCTCCAAGGATTGACAACCATCACGCTCCCCTGTGAAGGGAGCCATTACCCAAACTGCAAACGCATTCTGCAAACACAAGAGGACTTGCCCATGAAACGCGCCATCTGCATCCATCCCCCCCTTGCAACCATCAGAAAGTGGTTGGGGACGCTCTTGCTTGTTGCCGTATTTGCCGTCTCCAGTTGTGCGGCTGAGCAGCAGGGACCGTTGAAAGTTGGGATGGAGTTGGCCTACCCCCCGTTTGAGATGACCAACACCACCGGCAAACCAGCCGGGGTCAGTGTTGATCTGGCCAAGGCGCTTGGCATCAGTCTGGGCAGGGAGATCAAGATAGAGAACATGAGTTTTGACGGCCTCATCCCTGCGCTTAAGACCGGCAAGATCGACATCATCCTTTCCTCGATGACCGCCACCGCAGAGCGGGCACAGTCCATCGACTTTTCCGAGCCGTATCTGCAAACCGGGCTCTGTTTGCTGGTGCGCAAAGATTCTGCGGTGCAAACCATTGCGGATCTTGACCAGGACGGCATGACGGTTGCCGTGAAGAAAGGCACCACCGGGCACAACTATGCCAGCAAGGCATTGAAAAAAGCCAAGCTACTGGTCCTTGACAAGGAGGCAGCGGCGGTGCTTGAGGTTGTCCAGGGCAAGGCCGATGCCTTTATTTACGATCAGATGTCCACCTACAGCAACTGGAAGCGCAACCCGCAGACCACCCGCGCCCTCCTCAAACCCTTTCAGCAGGAATCATGGGCCATTGGCATCCGCAAAGATAACACCGCCCTCAAGGAGGAGATCAATCGTTTCCTCAAGGACTATCGGGCCAAGGGCGGCTTTGACAAGCTCGGCGACACCTGGCTGCTGGAGCAGAAACAGGAATTCAAGCGGCTTGGCTATCCGTTTTTCCTGTAATCGCCAGGCCAAAGCATGGGCAGATTGACCCTCTGGTGGCGGATGGAGGACAACGAGGCGCCGTCGCTGCTCTCGCGGCTCCTGGCCTTTGCCCTGGTCCTCCTCCTGCTCTCGGCACTGTTCTTTTTTTCCTTCAGCCAGTTGCAGTATGGGTGGAACTGGACTGCGGTCTGGCAGTATCGGCAGAAATTTCTGCACGGCTGGATGACCACCCTACTGATTTCCGTCGCGGCGCTTGGCCTCAGCCTGCTGATTAGTGTCTTTTTCGCCCTCGCCCGCCGCTCCCGCCTGTTGCCGCTGCGCTATCTGGCCATGCTCTATATCGAAGGAGTGCGCGGCACCCCGCTTCTGGTGCAGATTCTGGTCTTTTTTTACGTGGTGGCGGATGCCTTTGGCATCAATAATCGCTATGTTGTCGGCATTCTCACCCTGGCCTTCTTTGCCGGGGCCTATCTGAGCGAGATTATTCGGGCGGGCATCGAGAGTATCGGTGAATCGCAAATAGAATCCGCACGCGCCATTGGCCTGAGCCCCTTGCAGACCTACCGTTTTGTCATCCTCCCACAGGTGGTGCGGCGGATTTTGCCGCCCCTAGCCGGTCAATTCGCCTCGCTGGTCAAAGACTCCTCGCTGCTTTCGATCATTGCCGTCAGTGAATTCACCCTCAACGCCCAGGAGGTCAACGCCTTTACCTATAGCACGCTGGAAAGCTATCTGCCGCTGGCCGTTGGCTATTTGGTGTTGACCCTCCCCATTTCCCTGTTCAGCCGCCACCTGGAACAGAAATTTCGCTATGCAACTTAGCCTGACGCATCTCAGTAAATCCTATAATGGCCACCGGGTGTTGGACGATATTTCCATTGAACTGCCGGATGTGCATGCCCTGGTCATCATTGGCCCCTCGGGAGGTGGCAAGACAACCCTGCTGCGCACGATTGCCGGCCTGGAGCGACCTGATTGCGGACAAATATGCATCAACGGCCAACCGCTGCTCTTTGATGCGGCAAGCCTACTCCTCCATCGTCGCAGCATCGGCACGGTCTTTCAGGCCTTCAACCTCTTTCCGCACCTGAGTGCGCTTGACAATATCATGCTGCCGCTTGAGCAGGCGCAGGGATATACGCACGAGCAGGCCCTGGCAACGGCCCAGGCCATGCTGCACCGGTTTCAACTGACAGCCCATGCCGACAAGAAACCGGCCCAGTTATCCGGCGGCCAGCAACAGCGGGTGGCCATTGCCCGCGCCATCGCCATCAAACCACGGTTTCTGCTCTTCGACGAACCGACCTCGGCCCTTGACCCGGAGATAACCTCAGAGGTGCTTGATATTATCAAGGAATTGCAAGAGGAGGGGCGCGATTTGCTGCTGATCACCCATCACATGGGATTTGCCCGCACCGCAGCGGACCATTGTCTCTTTGTTGCAGAGGGAAAAATCAGGGAAAGCGGCAGTGTCGAGCGCCTCTTTGACCACCCGCAAAGCGAACAACTGCAGCAGTTTTTGGGAAGGGTCACCCGCTATAATTAATACCCGGTGGAAAACCACATCCTTTGACCAAGGCGGTGCCCGCAGAGCTGCAAGGTTGATCATTTTTGGGTGTGGCGTAACAAGCTACGAGCCCTACCAGGATCAGTGCATAACACCATCGATCACTGCCCGGACCGCAAAGAACATCCCCGCCCCCAACGACAGCACCCGTCCCAACCGCTTCAGCCTCTGGTTTTCGACAAGATAGCCCCCAAACCCCAGGGGCAGCAGGTAGAGCGAGGTGCCCAGGAAAAAGGCAAGGAAGAACAGAGCCGCCGCCAACGGGCCAATGCCCTGGCCCCAGACCCAGGTGAGGGCGAGAAGAAACGGCGGGCAGAGGGAAAAGCCGGTCAGCGCGCCCAAGAGCAGCGGCGAGGCAACGCCACCCATGACCGAGCAGCCGAAGCGGCAGGAGAACCGCCGCAACAGTCCGAGCCCGTGGGCCATGAGCAACAGCGCCAGCAGCAGGCTCATCCAGGGGGCGAGCAAGCCACTGACCGCTTGCAGGGAATGACCGCTCAGCCCGGCAAGCATGCCAACCAGGGTGTAGGCACTCAGGCGGCCGCAGAGGAAGCGGCCCAGCAGCGGCCAGGCAAAGCGTCTTGCAACAGGCGATGGCGCAGTGGTGAGCATTACCGGCACCAGGGCCGGGACGCAGGCGACCAGACAGGCCGGACCGTTAGTCAGACCCAGCAGCAGCCCGGTTCCGGTTATTTCCAGGCCGGTCATCGGTTCAGGCCTGGGTCCCGGCGATGCGGGCCGCACCGATGGCACCGTTGAGCTGCGGGTGCAGCGGCAGATGGATATCAATCATCAATTCGTCTTCCAAGGCCTGAACAATACCGGGGTTGAGACCGCCACCACCGGTGAGCAGCACCCCCGGTTCAAAACGGGCCTTGCGTGCCATTGCACCGATGCGTTTGGCCAGGGCCTCGTGGATGCCGGCGACGATATCCCTGGCCGGCTTTTTACGGGCCACCAGCGAGATCACCTCGGATTCGGCAAAAACCACGCAGGTGGAGTTGATGGTTGCCGGGGCAATGGATTGCAGGGACAAAGGGCCGAGATCGCTGACCTTCAGCTCCAGCACCCGGGCCAGGGATTCGAGAAAACGGCCGGTGCCGGCAGCGCACTTGTCGTTCATGACAAAGTTCTGGGTGTCGCCGTCCTCGCCTAGGACAATCACCTTACTGTCCTGGCCACCGATATCAATGACGGTGCGGATGTTGGCCTGCGGTGGTGCGGTCAGCAGTGCTCCGGCGGCATGGGCGCGAACCTCGGTGATGGTATCGTGGGCCACATCGATGATACGGCGGCTGTAACCGGTGGCCATGATCGAGCGGATGGTCTCGGTTGAACCACCGAGATCGTTCATGATCGTCTCCAGCAAGCGGCGCGAGGTGCCGGCGGCATCAATACCGGTGGGCCGGTGCTGGAAACCGGCCAGTTCCCCCTCTTCGGTGAGGACCGCCACCTTGACATAGGTGGATCCGGCGTCAATGCCGGCAAAATATTCCATGGCTGTTCTCCTTGGGTTGATGGGGTTTGAATGGGCTGGAGGTTGATTGTTGGGATCAGGCCTCGAAGCACCTCTTTCATATAAAGCGGGTTTGTTTTTTTCTCCCGCAGAGGCGCAGGGGCGCGGAGAAGATAAGGACGTCTGTTTGCTGCGCCTCAGTGCTCGACTGAACACTTGCAGTACAAACACTCCCTTTTCTCTGTGCCCCCCTCTGCGCCTCAGCGCCTCTGCGGGAGTCCCTTGCACAGTCAACCACTGGGGTGTCTTCTCGAATAACGGGGGCTCTTGCTGCAATGCACCAAAGGAGGAGATCCTCTCTGCCTTCGGGATGGCACCTATCGCCGTTTGCGCTGTACCAGCATCTCCACAAAGGCCTCGATGCGGGTGCGTAACTGTTCCACATCCTCGGGACTGTAGTCGGTTTCGATACGCACCATTGCCACCCCCGACTCCTTGCACACCGCCTCCACCCGTCCCACCTCGAAATCATAGACCACGCAGCCCTTGAGCACGTGGTAGACCACTCCATCGACCCGGTGGGAGGCAATCATCCGCCGCAGGGTGACCAGCCGATCCTCGTTGGGGGCAAAACTCGGACAGATGCAGGGCATGAGCGTGCGTGCGGCCAGGGCGATAAGCTGCGCGCGCAGATTGCGTTCCGGATGGCCCACCGGGTCGTAGAGCGCCCGTTCGCCGACGCAGGATTCGTCGGCCACCAGGATGGCCCCCAACTCCTCGATAAGGGTGGGCAGCTTGAGGTTGGGAAAGATGACCGGACTACCGGCAATGAAAATGCGCGGGGCACGGGCCGGGCACACCGCAATCTGCCGCTGCTCCAACTCGTCGTTGAGCGTGCGCATGGCCCTGGTCCAGGCTTCCACCTCCATGAAGGAGAAGGCATTGGCCGCCACCATCGCCTGCCGCCCCCAGAGCGGGCTGGTCTCCGCGCTACGCAGGGCCTGCAAGCGCCGCATCTGGCTCTGGGCCGCTGCCTGCACCTGGATGGCCTGATCCAGGGTCTGAGCAGTGATGCGCACCCGCCTCCCCTGCTCCCGGCTCATATGCTGCTCCAATCGCTCCTTGAGGGCCATGACTTGCAGCAGCCAGGCCTGCTGGGAGATTTCCGAGTCCTTGAGATGGGGCACCTCCAGCATCCACACCTCGCGGAAGCGCGACAGCTCCTCGGCAAACTTGCGTTTGGCATCGCAGGTGGTGGGCACGATCACCACATCGCAGAGATCGTAGACGGCCAGACCTGGCTGGGCGGTCAAACCGAGTGAAGACTTGGCCAGGGGGCAGCCGTCACGGGGCACATGCTCCTCACCCGCCGCGCAGGAGGACGAGCAACCGCCGCAGAGCCGCAGGGGGATGGCACCAACGGCGTAGATCAGCTCCTCCGGCACCAAAATACAGTAAATGCCGATCACCGACCGGGTTGCACCGTCACGCAAGAGCAACGATCTGGGATCGTTGGCAACAAAGACCTGTTCCAGGGCCTCGATAAAGGGGGCAAGCGCGGCGGGGCCATCGGTCAGATCGCGGAGCATGGCCAACTGCCGGCCGGCCTCGCGGCTGATCTGCCGCAGCCAGCGGCCCGCTGCCTGGGGTTGGAGCGGTTTATTCATGGCAAGACTCCGTAGCCGACGGGCGATTGTGCTGCATCGCCAGGGCCGGGTGGCTGAAAAATCCCCGCGAGGAGGATCTGTAGATGGCAAGCCCCATAAAATCGGCACGCAGGGCGCGGTCTTCCGGGCAGTGCTCAATGCACTTCAGGCAGAGGATGCAATCGCCAAAGGTCACGTCGACCCGCCCCCGCGAGCTGAACACCTCGGTGATCTCCATGGGGCAGACATCGGCGCAGATGCGGCAGTGGGTGCAGGTGGCATCCTCCTTCTTCAATTTCAACAGACTCCAGCGCCGGTACCAGGACATCAGCAAGCCCAGCGGGCAATACGGGCACCAGAAGCGGCGTTTGACCAAGGCGCCGATGATGGCCATCAGCGAAAAGAGCAGGCCCAGCGAGGACATCACCAGCCGGGTGGTGCTTTCAAAGTCGACCAGGATGCGATCCGGCGAAAAGGTGATCAGCGGCAGGATGTACTTGCCGGGGCACAACTGGCAAAAAGGGATGAACAGATCCAAGGCCACCGAGGGAAAGAACACCGGAAAGGCCACCCACAGCGGAATGAGCACGGCAATGGCCAGGAAGATCCACTTGGCCCAGCCAAGCCGCTGCCGCAATCGTTGATCAAAACGGGCAAAGCCCATGCCGAGCGCGCGCCGCAGCCGGTCCATCAGGTCCTGGAAAAACCCAAGCGGACAGATCCAGCCGCACCAGGCCCGGCCGATCAACAGCACCAGCAGGCTGAACCAGAAGAAGCGTTCGAGAAAGAGCTGCATCTCCGCCCAGGTAAACGAGCCGAGGCTGGTTTGCAACGGCAGAAAAAAGCAGGTGCCGGCCCGGGTAGGCACAAAACAGCAGGAAAAGGTGGGCAGAAAACTGCCCAGATGCAACCCGGCACAGGCGCCAAAGAGCAAGATTGCAAAGGAAGTGGCCAAGATTAGCCAGCGGAGGTGAGCGATACGCACGGCTACTCCTCCTTGACGCGGCACTGCGCAAAGCGCACCAGGCCCAGCCGCTGCTGCCGCCGCTTCCCCAGCATGGCCCCGCCTACCAGCAGCAGGGTACCGCCGAGACCGAGCCCGGCCCAGACCATGTAACCAGCCACATGGCTGGTCCACTCCGGCCGGTTACGGAAGATGATCA contains these protein-coding regions:
- a CDS encoding transporter substrate-binding domain-containing protein → MKRAICIHPPLATIRKWLGTLLLVAVFAVSSCAAEQQGPLKVGMELAYPPFEMTNTTGKPAGVSVDLAKALGISLGREIKIENMSFDGLIPALKTGKIDIILSSMTATAERAQSIDFSEPYLQTGLCLLVRKDSAVQTIADLDQDGMTVAVKKGTTGHNYASKALKKAKLLVLDKEAAAVLEVVQGKADAFIYDQMSTYSNWKRNPQTTRALLKPFQQESWAIGIRKDNTALKEEINRFLKDYRAKGGFDKLGDTWLLEQKQEFKRLGYPFFL
- a CDS encoding acyl-CoA dehydratase activase — translated: MEYFAGIDAGSTYVKVAVLTEEGELAGFQHRPTGIDAAGTSRRLLETIMNDLGGSTETIRSIMATGYSRRIIDVAHDTITEVRAHAAGALLTAPPQANIRTVIDIGGQDSKVIVLGEDGDTQNFVMNDKCAAGTGRFLESLARVLELKVSDLGPLSLQSIAPATINSTCVVFAESEVISLVARKKPARDIVAGIHEALAKRIGAMARKARFEPGVLLTGGGGLNPGIVQALEDELMIDIHLPLHPQLNGAIGAARIAGTQA
- a CDS encoding 4Fe-4S binding protein; protein product: MRIAHLRWLILATSFAILLFGACAGLHLGSFLPTFSCCFVPTRAGTCFFLPLQTSLGSFTWAEMQLFLERFFWFSLLVLLIGRAWCGWICPLGFFQDLMDRLRRALGMGFARFDQRLRQRLGWAKWIFLAIAVLIPLWVAFPVFFPSVALDLFIPFCQLCPGKYILPLITFSPDRILVDFESTTRLVMSSLGLLFSLMAIIGALVKRRFWCPYCPLGLLMSWYRRWSLLKLKKEDATCTHCRICADVCPMEITEVFSSRGRVDVTFGDCILCLKCIEHCPEDRALRADFMGLAIYRSSSRGFFSHPALAMQHNRPSATESCHE
- a CDS encoding sulfite exporter TauE/SafE family protein is translated as MTGLEITGTGLLLGLTNGPACLVACVPALVPVMLTTAPSPVARRFAWPLLGRFLCGRLSAYTLVGMLAGLSGHSLQAVSGLLAPWMSLLLALLLMAHGLGLLRRFSCRFGCSVMGGVASPLLLGALTGFSLCPPFLLALTWVWGQGIGPLAAALFFLAFFLGTSLYLLPLGFGGYLVENQRLKRLGRVLSLGAGMFFAVRAVIDGVMH
- a CDS encoding ParA family protein, whose protein sequence is MAKIVSFINLKGGVGKTTTAVNIAATLAKIKEYRVLLIDLDPQTNATISVIDQEEWQDRHNKCQTLYHLFDDMLNGTDRFNINKALLTNVGSIEGLDLLPSSLYLVEIQDAIPDMDNKAYVSHVDVVGNAISDIKSNYDYIIIDCPPNLGAITLNGITISDYYIVPTVPDILSKIGISLILNRIENFRKKKKTCEIELGGIIFTKIDYRTNLHSSTMTELRAGELSEYIFDSEFPQRISVAEAPIDSRPFLTSQTAKGKSDWRQTQQLITNITNELLKRLGE
- a CDS encoding amino acid ABC transporter permease, which encodes MGRLTLWWRMEDNEAPSLLSRLLAFALVLLLLSALFFFSFSQLQYGWNWTAVWQYRQKFLHGWMTTLLISVAALGLSLLISVFFALARRSRLLPLRYLAMLYIEGVRGTPLLVQILVFFYVVADAFGINNRYVVGILTLAFFAGAYLSEIIRAGIESIGESQIESARAIGLSPLQTYRFVILPQVVRRILPPLAGQFASLVKDSSLLSIIAVSEFTLNAQEVNAFTYSTLESYLPLAVGYLVLTLPISLFSRHLEQKFRYAT
- a CDS encoding amino acid ABC transporter ATP-binding protein; amino-acid sequence: MQLSLTHLSKSYNGHRVLDDISIELPDVHALVIIGPSGGGKTTLLRTIAGLERPDCGQICINGQPLLFDAASLLLHRRSIGTVFQAFNLFPHLSALDNIMLPLEQAQGYTHEQALATAQAMLHRFQLTAHADKKPAQLSGGQQQRVAIARAIAIKPRFLLFDEPTSALDPEITSEVLDIIKELQEEGRDLLLITHHMGFARTAADHCLFVAEGKIRESGSVERLFDHPQSEQLQQFLGRVTRYN
- a CDS encoding VF530 family DNA-binding protein, with protein sequence MSTKQENNPLHGITLEMAVTRLVEHYGWEGLAQKIKINCFKSDPSINSSLKFLRKTQWARDKVESLYLYTFEKKSPRGNAKVTPRAKA
- a CDS encoding 2-hydroxyacyl-CoA dehydratase family protein gives rise to the protein MNKPLQPQAAGRWLRQISREAGRQLAMLRDLTDGPAALAPFIEALEQVFVANDPRSLLLRDGATRSVIGIYCILVPEELIYAVGAIPLRLCGGCSSSCAAGEEHVPRDGCPLAKSSLGLTAQPGLAVYDLCDVVIVPTTCDAKRKFAEELSRFREVWMLEVPHLKDSEISQQAWLLQVMALKERLEQHMSREQGRRVRITAQTLDQAIQVQAAAQSQMRRLQALRSAETSPLWGRQAMVAANAFSFMEVEAWTRAMRTLNDELEQRQIAVCPARAPRIFIAGSPVIFPNLKLPTLIEELGAILVADESCVGERALYDPVGHPERNLRAQLIALAARTLMPCICPSFAPNEDRLVTLRRMIASHRVDGVVYHVLKGCVVYDFEVGRVEAVCKESGVAMVRIETDYSPEDVEQLRTRIEAFVEMLVQRKRR